One Acidaminococcales bacterium genomic window carries:
- the thrS gene encoding threonine--tRNA ligase, with translation IEAISRQFHFEFGYDEIKTPIILTRELWVRSGHWDHYRDNMYFTNIDEEPYAIKPMNCPGCILVYRSRHHSYRDLPVRMFELGQVHRHELSGALHGLMRVRSFTQDDAHIFMMPSQIKDEIKNVIKLFDRLYGVYGLKYSVELSTKPKKAMGDDAVWELATQALRAAMEDYGLNYKVNPGDGAFYGPKIDFHLRDSLERTWQCGTIQLDMQMPEKFDLTYTGEDGQKHRPIMIHRALYGSIERFIGILIEHYAGSFPVWLAPKQVRVLPITERNVAYAEKLRQRLAAESIRVYLDERNEKIGYKIRDAQMQKVPYMLIVGDKEEENGTVSVRERKKGDIGQQNIEEFITEIKKQIAERT, from the coding sequence ATCGAGGCTATTTCCCGCCAATTTCATTTTGAATTCGGCTATGACGAGATAAAGACGCCGATCATCCTGACGCGGGAATTATGGGTGCGCTCCGGCCATTGGGATCATTATCGGGACAATATGTATTTTACAAACATAGACGAAGAACCTTACGCTATTAAACCAATGAACTGCCCCGGCTGTATATTGGTGTACCGCTCGCGGCATCACAGTTACCGTGATTTGCCTGTCCGCATGTTTGAGTTGGGACAAGTGCACAGGCACGAATTGTCCGGCGCGCTGCACGGACTTATGCGGGTGCGTTCCTTCACGCAAGACGATGCGCATATTTTCATGATGCCAAGCCAGATCAAAGACGAAATCAAAAACGTCATAAAACTTTTTGACCGGCTTTATGGCGTGTATGGCCTGAAATACAGCGTGGAACTTAGCACTAAACCGAAAAAAGCCATGGGCGACGACGCCGTGTGGGAATTGGCCACTCAGGCTTTGCGCGCCGCTATGGAAGATTATGGCTTGAATTACAAAGTAAATCCTGGCGATGGCGCTTTTTACGGTCCCAAGATTGATTTTCATTTGCGAGATTCGCTGGAACGTACCTGGCAATGCGGCACCATCCAGCTTGATATGCAGATGCCGGAAAAATTCGATTTGACCTATACGGGCGAGGACGGGCAAAAGCATCGCCCGATAATGATCCATCGCGCGCTTTACGGTAGCATAGAACGGTTTATAGGCATACTTATTGAGCATTATGCCGGTTCTTTTCCCGTATGGCTCGCGCCCAAGCAAGTACGCGTATTGCCGATTACCGAACGCAATGTTGCGTACGCGGAAAAATTGCGCCAACGATTGGCCGCCGAAAGCATCCGCGTTTATCTTGATGAGCGCAATGAGAAAATCGGCTATAAAATACGGGACGCGCAGATGCAAAAAGTGCCTTACATGCTGATTGTCGGCGACAAAGAGGAAGAAAACGGCACAGTTTCGGTAAGGGAGCGCAAAAAGGGCGATATTGGGCAGCAAAACATTGAAGAGTTTATCACCGAGATAAAAAAGCAAATAGCCGAGAGAACGTAA
- a CDS encoding ABC transporter substrate-binding protein, with product MAIGKGKIFVGVLGVIVAGGIIYGANFAAKPISGSEGEKGAAVDEKLFPIKTWSRTNCEATPWVIADKKGFLKEEGLRIVYTGDTQTNQRIPSVLNGDNDVGTSHPNGIAVAIAGGAKIKGTYPLGIDPAPELDPKLRHMNWYVNPKEHPDIKNFKDLLKLDGKLKFVTSTRNTCTDFLTNKIADANGVPRDKIEFVTMPDVQTVQALKQGLITVGAVHPPYYKSMEQAGMVKIADSLDAKLGTAGGMGFYYFNTEFINKNRDVIKRFGRAMTKAQKYANEHPEEARKLTEEWIKVPVSATHYYGGRVEFDDKDVEPWLEELRRNKVIPQDFKVSDVAEHVFQ from the coding sequence ATGGCTATTGGCAAAGGAAAAATTTTTGTAGGCGTTTTAGGCGTTATAGTGGCCGGCGGCATTATCTACGGCGCCAATTTCGCGGCCAAACCGATAAGCGGCAGCGAAGGGGAAAAAGGCGCGGCAGTTGACGAGAAATTGTTCCCCATAAAGACTTGGTCGCGTACTAACTGCGAGGCTACCCCTTGGGTAATCGCCGACAAAAAAGGTTTTCTGAAAGAAGAAGGGCTGCGCATTGTTTATACCGGCGACACACAGACCAACCAGCGCATACCATCGGTATTAAACGGCGACAACGACGTGGGGACGTCGCATCCTAACGGGATAGCGGTCGCCATCGCCGGCGGCGCCAAAATCAAGGGCACTTATCCGCTGGGCATCGACCCCGCGCCGGAACTTGATCCCAAATTGCGCCACATGAATTGGTACGTAAACCCCAAAGAACACCCGGACATTAAAAATTTCAAAGATTTGCTCAAACTTGATGGGAAATTGAAGTTCGTTACTTCTACCCGCAACACTTGCACAGACTTTCTGACCAACAAAATTGCCGACGCTAACGGCGTGCCGCGCGACAAAATAGAGTTCGTTACTATGCCGGACGTACAAACGGTACAGGCGCTAAAGCAAGGCCTGATTACCGTCGGCGCGGTGCATCCCCCTTATTACAAATCAATGGAGCAAGCGGGCATGGTAAAGATCGCCGACAGTCTGGACGCGAAATTAGGAACGGCGGGCGGCATGGGTTTTTATTATTTCAACACGGAATTCATCAATAAAAACCGCGATGTTATCAAGCGGTTTGGCCGCGCCATGACCAAAGCGCAAAAATACGCCAACGAACACCCCGAAGAAGCGCGGAAACTTACCGAAGAATGGATAAAAGTACCGGTCAGCGCCACCCATTATTATGGCGGACGGGTAGAATTTGACGACAAAGACGTGGAACCGTGGCTGGAAGAGCTTCGGCGCAACAAAGTAATACCGCAGGATTTTAAAGTAAGCGACGTAGCGGAACACGTTTTCCAGTAA